One genomic region from Thermoleptolyngbya sichuanensis A183 encodes:
- a CDS encoding Gfo/Idh/MocA family protein: MRIAIVGCGFVADYYLKTLQRHPELKLMGVMDRVPERAERFSEYHSVPRYDTFDDLLKDPDVDIVLNLTNPRSHYQVSRDCLAAGKHVYSEKPLAMDMADATELVELAERRGLLIASAPCSVLGETAQTVWRALRENRIGKVRLVYAEMDDGLVHKMPYQKWVSESGVPWPYKDEFEVGCTLEHAGYYVTWLTAFFGPAESVTAFSSCLIPDKETNVPLAVNAPDFSVACIKFASGVVARLTCGIVAPHDHGLRIIGDDGVLGIHDCWYYEDPVYIQRMVTLRRKAFMSPIKQRYPLLRKGGKRFNYKGSQQMDFARGVAEMAAAIAEGRPCRLSPRFSLHNNEIVLAIQNAMETSRTYRLTTTFEPIAPMPWASDGVETREQPQLEPMSTAKVAALTSRIPQ; encoded by the coding sequence ATGCGGATTGCGATTGTTGGTTGTGGATTCGTTGCAGACTACTATCTCAAAACCTTGCAGCGGCATCCAGAACTCAAGCTGATGGGCGTGATGGATCGCGTTCCAGAACGTGCCGAGCGCTTTTCCGAATACCATTCCGTCCCTCGGTATGACACGTTCGACGATCTGTTAAAAGATCCCGACGTGGATATTGTCCTCAATCTCACCAATCCCCGCAGCCATTACCAGGTTTCCAGAGATTGCCTGGCCGCTGGCAAACACGTCTATTCTGAAAAACCGCTGGCGATGGACATGGCAGACGCAACTGAACTGGTTGAACTGGCTGAACGTCGCGGCTTGCTAATTGCTTCAGCGCCCTGTAGCGTGCTGGGCGAAACGGCGCAGACGGTGTGGCGGGCGCTGCGGGAAAATCGCATCGGCAAGGTGCGCCTGGTCTATGCCGAAATGGACGACGGACTGGTTCACAAAATGCCCTACCAAAAATGGGTCAGCGAATCGGGCGTGCCCTGGCCCTACAAGGACGAATTTGAAGTGGGCTGCACGCTGGAACATGCAGGCTATTACGTGACGTGGCTCACGGCATTTTTTGGCCCGGCAGAATCGGTGACGGCGTTTTCCTCCTGCCTGATTCCCGACAAGGAAACGAACGTGCCGCTGGCGGTGAATGCGCCCGATTTCTCCGTTGCCTGCATCAAGTTTGCCTCTGGCGTGGTGGCGCGGCTCACCTGCGGCATTGTGGCCCCGCATGACCACGGGCTGCGAATCATTGGCGACGACGGCGTGTTGGGCATTCACGACTGCTGGTATTACGAAGATCCGGTATACATCCAGCGGATGGTGACCCTGCGCCGCAAAGCCTTTATGAGTCCAATCAAACAGCGCTACCCGCTGCTGAGAAAAGGGGGCAAACGGTTTAACTATAAGGGTTCTCAGCAGATGGACTTCGCCCGTGGCGTGGCAGAAATGGCAGCGGCGATCGCCGAAGGTCGTCCCTGTCGCCTGTCGCCCCGCTTTTCGCTGCACAACAACGAAATCGTGCTGGCGATTCAAAACGCAATGGAAACCAGCCGAACCTATCGGCTCACCACAACCTTTGAGCCAATTGCGCCAATGCCCTGGGCCAGCGATGGGGTAGAGACGAGGGAACAGCCCCAATTGGAGCCAATGTCCACGGCGAAAGTCGCAGCTTTAACATCTAGAATCCCGCAGTGA
- a CDS encoding Gfo/Idh/MocA family protein has translation MQTPSRTIRWGILGTGYISRAFAEGLRPLPGAQLVAIASRTLSNAQQFAREFGVTKAYGSYEELVQDAEVDVVYIGTPNSRHHDDCLLCLGAGKPVLCEKPFAMNAREASEVIEFARKQHLFCMEAMWMRFLPLVQRVRQMVQSGAIGEVCTLTAEFGYPAAFDPSSRLFNRELGGGALLDRGVYPLSLAYFLLGEPESVVSQAAIATTGVDEQSSYLLKYEGGQLAMLSANLRTYASNEAVITGTRGQIRIHAPFYKPHQLSVRTFAAAGDGSSQASGGNRPSSLKQIVASAVRDNSLLQRLYLQFGDPFLKRLRQPTKTILEPYAGNGYGYEAAEVMRCLRSGEIESRIMPLDETLAIQKAMDEMRRQWGLVYSQDEI, from the coding sequence ATGCAAACACCATCGCGCACAATTCGCTGGGGTATTTTGGGCACGGGCTATATTTCCAGGGCGTTTGCCGAGGGGCTACGGCCGCTGCCGGGGGCGCAACTGGTGGCGATCGCCTCTCGCACGCTGTCGAACGCCCAGCAGTTTGCCCGCGAGTTTGGCGTGACGAAGGCTTACGGCAGCTATGAGGAACTAGTGCAAGATGCCGAAGTAGATGTGGTTTATATCGGCACGCCCAACAGTCGCCACCACGACGACTGCCTGCTGTGTCTGGGGGCGGGCAAGCCTGTGTTGTGCGAAAAGCCCTTTGCAATGAATGCGCGAGAAGCCAGCGAGGTCATTGAGTTTGCTCGCAAGCAGCATCTCTTTTGCATGGAGGCGATGTGGATGCGCTTCTTGCCGCTGGTGCAGCGAGTCCGGCAGATGGTTCAAAGCGGGGCGATTGGCGAAGTGTGTACGCTGACGGCGGAGTTTGGCTATCCGGCTGCGTTTGACCCGTCGAGCCGCTTGTTTAACCGGGAACTGGGGGGCGGGGCGCTGCTGGATCGGGGCGTGTATCCGCTGTCGCTGGCGTACTTTTTGCTGGGGGAACCGGAGAGCGTGGTCAGTCAGGCGGCGATCGCCACCACAGGCGTTGATGAACAGTCCAGCTATTTGCTGAAATATGAGGGCGGGCAACTGGCGATGCTGTCGGCAAATCTGCGAACCTACGCCAGCAACGAAGCTGTGATTACAGGCACTCGCGGACAAATTCGCATTCATGCACCGTTTTATAAGCCGCATCAGCTCTCGGTGAGGACGTTTGCGGCAGCGGGCGATGGCTCAAGCCAAGCCTCAGGCGGGAATCGTCCGTCTAGCCTGAAACAAATCGTAGCATCCGCTGTTCGAGACAATTCCCTTCTGCAACGCCTCTATCTGCAATTCGGCGATCCGTTCCTCAAGCGACTCCGTCAGCCAACCAAAACCATCCTGGAGCCATACGCGGGGAATGGCTACGGCTATGAAGCCGCCGAGGTGATGCGGTGTCTTCGCAGCGGCGAGATCGAGAGCAGGATCATGCCACTAGACGAGACGCTGGCCATTCAAAAAGCAATGGACGAGATGCGTCGCCAGTGGGGTTTGGTGTATTCTCAAGATGAGATCTGA